The Lutibacter sp. Hel_I_33_5 genome has a window encoding:
- a CDS encoding acyltransferase has product MNDYFAHETAVIDDNCTIKNGTKIWHFSHIMSNCVIGENCNIGQNVVVSPEVVLGNNVKVQNNVSIYTGVICEDDVFLGPSMVFTNVINPRSAIKRRDQYLKTKVKKGASIGANATIVCGNDIGEYAFIGAGAVVVKEVKPFALVVGNPSKQIGWISEYGHRLEFDEKGMAICPESKDTYQLIEEKVSKL; this is encoded by the coding sequence ATGAACGATTATTTTGCGCATGAAACAGCAGTTATAGATGATAATTGCACCATAAAAAACGGAACAAAAATCTGGCATTTTAGTCATATTATGTCTAATTGTGTGATTGGAGAAAATTGCAATATTGGTCAGAATGTAGTGGTTTCTCCAGAAGTAGTTTTAGGAAATAATGTTAAAGTTCAGAATAACGTATCAATTTATACAGGCGTTATTTGTGAGGATGATGTTTTTTTAGGACCATCAATGGTTTTTACAAATGTTATCAATCCTAGAAGTGCTATCAAAAGAAGAGATCAATATTTAAAAACAAAAGTAAAAAAAGGCGCAAGTATTGGTGCAAATGCAACTATTGTTTGCGGAAATGATATTGGAGAATATGCATTTATAGGTGCAGGAGCCGTAGTAGTAAAAGAAGTAAAACCATTTGCGCTCGTTGTTGGAAATCCATCAAAGCAAATTGGTTGGATAAGTGAATATGGGCATCGGTTAGAATTTGATGAAAAAGGAATGGCAATTTGCCCAGAATCAAAAGATACATATCAATTAATAGAAGAAAAAGTAAGTAAGTTATAA
- the sprA gene encoding cell surface protein SprA has protein sequence MTTFAFSQADAKKDTLAVKKDTIKLKYNFKHAQNGGLFLKDPAKYDIIFDKNLNKYVLVEKIGDYYARNPIFMSPREYGKYRLQRDMLDYYKSKVSATNSKKKGSKAAQRNLLPTYYVNSDFFESIFGGNTIKVTPTGNLNLKLGFIYQNTDNPQLSEENRSSFTFDFDQQINASIQAKVGKRLTFTANYDTQSTFDFQNLVKVEFTPTEDDILQGFEAGNVAMPIKNSLINGAQSLFGVKTQLKFGNTNITAVFSQQNSESKTVTAEAGASIQPFEIRATDYDNDRHFFLGQYFRENYKQALSQYPLINSPINITRIEVWITNRNASVEDFRSIVAFADIGESKNVNLVSTNGSIQATNPPRVGANNLPANEANNLSTLLVQSGGIRDVSSVSQTLDLGAFQMQQGTDYSLLQNARKLEQDEFTLNPQLGFISLNRRLNDGEVLAVSYEYTVVGASGGNTSFKVGEFSNDGIQAPDNLAVKLLRSEILQTKREVGGVDVAFPTWKLMMKNVYALGAFPLTQEGFRFEIQYRDDETGIPSNTLQNATTPNLSIDPLIQVFGLDQLDQSQFKTADGFFDYVEGITVNSQNGYVIFPEPEPFGEDLDSQLTTPDDKKKYLFNELYLNTKINVKNNFQNKDKYLLKGYFKSENSGGIPIGAFNVPRGSVKVTAGGRQLVEGVDYVVDYQLGRVQIIDPGLQSSGIPINVSTENNSIFNQQRKTFFGIDVEHKFSDNLVVGGTFLNVNERPITPKVNFGAEPIDNTILGLNLDFSRDMPIFTKWANKLPFVDTEVESKISVKADMAYLIPGSPSGIDVAGAATSYVDDFEASQIPISLLSPLQWYNASTPQNQANTYNGASNDLSYNFKRSRLAWYSVDQIFYGAGQTPNSVDADELSRAETRQISFQELFPNTQLDITQNTLVRTLDLAYFPSERGSYNFDTRNNTVDGNGNFLNPQDQWGGIMRPLNTNNFDQANVEYIQFWIMDPYENYSITEEEGLRPGVNPQDQTNQVGDLYINLGNVSEDINRDGFKMYENGLPADGNKIDKLNVLEPKDFNDNLKWGFVPINQSIVYAFDEDDAARVNQDVGFDGLNDTEEINKYQNHPLIPNFSRLDQNDPSNDNYQFFRGTELDNENASILKRYKKFNNTQGNSPTSNQSPEAFPTSANTYPDVEDINRDQTMNTVESYFEYKISMNKSDLVVGRNFVVDEKTTTVTLENGGTQNTKWYQFRVPVRSGTPVNGVSDFNSIRFIRMFMTNFKMPVVLRFGELGLVRGDWRRYTRTLDENIDPDRELTQPELNDFEVGVVNIEQNENRYVLPPGIVREQLQGTTTIQQQNEQSVSLKVKDLPSDGIRAIYKNISVDLRRYKQLKMFVHMEEILNSNVDNTDLLAIIRLGTDLNDNFYQLEIPLQKSSGSLSPLEVWPEANNLDAALEELGKVKLERDGLGLLPNELYTSINNTDPSGVVIKVKGNPTLAQLRTIMLGVKNRSSQTKSAEVWFNELRSVGFDNKGGWAAVINADANFADVANVSLSGRMQTIGFGNVEDRVQQRSLDETKQYTVNTSLNLGKMFTPKKWGIQLPMNYSIGEEFINPKFDPQYQDVKLEDAIDQNPNSKFSSDYTKRTSISFNNVKKNRNPNSSKKPKFYDVENVSVSYAFNKEEHRDYNIERYENKSVRASASYNFSFPAKSYEPFKKSDFFKGKYWKFIRDINVNPFPKTFAVNSTINRNFTAQRSRNLIQGLAAQPRLAQRRFLFDWDYAIGFDLTKSLQFNFNATNSYIYDAFGSGEELEIFDNFFNTGNANRYNQKLNATYKLPLNKIPYLGFLTADYGYTADFNWEASSQDTSISDKIGNVVQNANTHNLNANINFSKFYKTIGLDKLLTKRSKKTAPKTPGLPSVPGKAKTGVKKKQKTGAKILKGLYDVITSVKTAKLSYSENNGQFLPGYGEQFGFLGGPSTSFAFGSQVDIRNTALQNGWLITPRDTISTADPIANAYFNKTYSRTHYNKFDYNLTVKPVRDLNIDLRANRIKTRDLSQQLDIIKDYSDPSNLNGVIDRSIPGLETGNFSTSYSMLSTVFSDSDVLFQKMKDNRVALSSRLAVENGIDINDPNNVDAIDGTIKGFGANSQQVLMPAFVAAYSGDSPNSVSTGLFKNIPIPNWTLRYNGFMKFKWFKKNFSTFVVSHGYKSSYTVASFTNNLQYGLDTNNQPVKNAAGDFEPELLISSVSLIDEFSPLIKVDMKMKNSISLRGEIKRDRALTLNFNNSTLTDIKGTEYVFGVGYVIKDVKFSTRFTGKKETLKGDINLRADVSLRDNITLIRSVDLDNNQVSGGQNLFSIKFTADYRLNSNLTASFYYNHQSSKYAISTTFPRQSINAGFNIIYNLGN, from the coding sequence GTGACTACATTTGCATTCTCACAAGCAGATGCTAAAAAAGATACACTAGCAGTAAAAAAAGATACCATAAAATTAAAGTATAACTTTAAACATGCTCAGAATGGTGGCTTATTTTTAAAAGATCCAGCGAAGTATGACATCATATTTGACAAGAACTTAAACAAATATGTATTGGTGGAAAAAATAGGAGATTACTATGCACGTAACCCTATTTTTATGTCACCTAGAGAATACGGAAAGTATCGTCTTCAACGAGACATGTTAGATTATTATAAATCTAAAGTAAGCGCAACAAATAGTAAGAAAAAAGGATCTAAAGCTGCACAAAGAAATTTATTACCAACCTATTATGTAAATTCAGATTTTTTTGAATCTATTTTTGGTGGAAATACGATAAAAGTTACACCAACTGGAAATTTAAATTTAAAACTTGGGTTTATTTATCAGAATACTGATAATCCACAGCTATCAGAAGAAAACAGAAGTAGTTTTACGTTTGATTTTGATCAACAAATTAATGCAAGTATTCAGGCTAAAGTTGGAAAACGATTAACTTTTACTGCAAATTACGATACGCAATCTACGTTTGATTTTCAAAATTTAGTAAAAGTAGAATTTACGCCAACAGAAGATGATATTCTGCAAGGATTTGAAGCTGGTAATGTTGCAATGCCAATTAAGAATTCGTTAATAAACGGAGCGCAAAGTTTATTTGGTGTAAAAACCCAATTAAAGTTTGGAAATACAAATATTACGGCAGTATTTTCTCAGCAAAACTCAGAAAGTAAAACTGTAACTGCAGAAGCGGGAGCATCTATTCAACCTTTTGAAATTAGAGCAACAGATTACGATAATGACCGACACTTTTTTCTTGGTCAATATTTTAGAGAAAATTACAAGCAGGCCTTAAGTCAATATCCGTTAATAAACAGTCCTATAAATATTACAAGAATTGAAGTTTGGATTACTAATAGAAATGCAAGTGTAGAAGATTTTAGAAGTATTGTTGCCTTTGCAGATATTGGTGAGTCTAAAAATGTTAATTTAGTAAGTACAAACGGTTCTATTCAAGCGACAAATCCACCAAGAGTAGGAGCAAATAATTTACCTGCAAACGAAGCAAATAATCTATCAACATTATTAGTACAGTCAGGTGGAATACGAGATGTTTCTTCAGTAAGTCAAACATTAGATCTTGGAGCTTTTCAAATGCAACAAGGAACAGATTATTCTTTGCTACAAAATGCAAGAAAATTAGAGCAAGATGAGTTTACGTTAAACCCGCAACTAGGATTTATTTCGTTAAACAGAAGATTAAATGATGGTGAAGTTTTAGCTGTTTCTTATGAATATACCGTTGTTGGTGCTTCAGGAGGAAATACTTCTTTTAAAGTTGGTGAATTTTCTAATGATGGAATTCAGGCTCCAGATAATTTAGCAGTAAAGTTATTACGTAGTGAAATTTTACAAACCAAAAGAGAAGTAGGTGGTGTTGATGTAGCATTTCCAACATGGAAATTAATGATGAAAAACGTATATGCATTAGGCGCTTTTCCGCTAACACAAGAAGGTTTTCGGTTTGAAATTCAATATAGAGATGATGAAACAGGTATTCCATCTAATACCTTGCAAAATGCTACAACACCTAATTTATCGATTGATCCATTAATACAAGTTTTTGGATTAGATCAATTAGATCAAAGTCAGTTTAAAACTGCTGATGGATTTTTTGATTATGTTGAAGGAATTACTGTAAATTCTCAAAACGGATATGTAATTTTTCCTGAACCAGAACCTTTTGGAGAAGATTTAGATAGTCAATTAACTACTCCAGATGACAAGAAAAAATATTTGTTTAACGAACTATATTTAAACACAAAAATTAACGTAAAAAACAATTTTCAGAATAAAGATAAATATTTATTAAAAGGATATTTTAAATCAGAAAATTCTGGCGGAATTCCTATTGGAGCATTTAATGTTCCTAGAGGTTCGGTAAAAGTAACCGCTGGCGGACGTCAATTAGTAGAAGGTGTTGATTATGTGGTAGATTATCAATTAGGAAGAGTTCAAATTATTGATCCAGGATTACAATCATCTGGAATACCTATTAATGTTTCTACAGAGAATAATTCAATTTTTAATCAACAAAGAAAAACATTTTTCGGAATTGATGTTGAGCATAAATTCTCAGATAATTTAGTTGTTGGAGGTACATTTTTAAATGTAAATGAAAGACCAATAACACCTAAAGTTAATTTTGGTGCAGAACCTATAGATAATACGATTTTAGGTTTGAATTTAGACTTTTCTAGAGACATGCCAATCTTTACTAAATGGGCAAATAAATTACCTTTTGTAGATACCGAAGTTGAGTCTAAAATATCTGTAAAAGCAGATATGGCATATTTAATTCCTGGGAGTCCAAGCGGTATTGATGTAGCCGGTGCAGCAACTTCATATGTAGATGATTTTGAAGCATCTCAAATTCCTATAAGTTTATTGTCGCCATTACAATGGTATAATGCAAGTACACCACAAAATCAAGCAAATACTTATAATGGAGCAAGTAACGATTTAAGCTATAATTTTAAACGATCTAGATTGGCTTGGTATAGCGTAGATCAGATATTTTATGGTGCTGGACAAACACCAAATAGTGTTGATGCAGATGAATTATCTAGAGCAGAAACAAGACAAATTAGTTTCCAAGAATTATTTCCAAATACACAATTAGATATCACTCAAAATACGTTAGTTAGAACCTTAGATTTAGCATATTTTCCAAGTGAAAGAGGTTCTTATAATTTTGATACTAGAAATAACACAGTTGATGGAAACGGTAACTTTTTAAATCCGCAAGATCAATGGGGTGGAATTATGCGCCCGTTAAATACTAATAACTTCGATCAAGCAAACGTAGAATATATTCAGTTTTGGATTATGGATCCATATGAAAATTATTCAATTACAGAAGAAGAAGGTTTACGACCTGGCGTTAATCCACAAGATCAAACAAATCAAGTAGGAGATTTATATATTAATTTAGGAAATGTATCTGAAGACATCAATAGAGATGGATTTAAAATGTATGAAAACGGATTACCTGCTGATGGTAATAAAATTGATAAATTAAATGTATTAGAGCCTAAAGATTTTAATGATAATCTTAAATGGGGATTTGTACCAATAAATCAATCTATAGTTTATGCTTTTGATGAAGATGATGCTGCAAGAGTGAATCAAGATGTTGGTTTTGATGGTTTAAATGATACGGAAGAAATTAATAAATATCAGAATCATCCATTAATTCCGAATTTTTCTAGGTTAGATCAAAACGATCCATCTAATGATAATTACCAGTTTTTTAGAGGAACTGAATTAGATAATGAAAATGCTTCAATCTTAAAGCGTTATAAAAAGTTTAATAATACACAAGGGAATTCGCCAACATCAAATCAATCACCAGAGGCGTTTCCAACATCAGCAAATACATATCCAGATGTAGAAGACATCAACAGAGATCAAACCATGAATACCGTAGAGAGTTATTTTGAATATAAAATCTCTATGAATAAAAGTGATTTGGTGGTAGGAAGAAATTTTGTTGTTGATGAAAAAACAACCACTGTTACTTTAGAAAACGGAGGAACTCAAAACACAAAATGGTATCAATTTAGAGTACCTGTAAGAAGTGGAACTCCAGTAAATGGCGTTTCAGATTTTAATAGCATTCGTTTTATAAGAATGTTTATGACGAATTTTAAAATGCCAGTTGTTTTACGTTTTGGAGAATTAGGTTTGGTTAGAGGAGATTGGAGACGTTACACTAGAACTTTAGATGAAAACATTGATCCTGATAGAGAATTAACACAACCAGAATTAAATGATTTTGAAGTAGGTGTTGTTAATATTGAACAAAATGAAAACAGGTATGTATTACCTCCTGGAATTGTTAGAGAACAATTACAAGGAACAACAACGATACAACAACAAAATGAACAATCGGTTTCTTTAAAAGTAAAAGATTTACCGTCTGATGGTATTAGAGCTATTTACAAAAACATTAGTGTAGATTTACGTAGATACAAGCAATTAAAAATGTTTGTGCATATGGAAGAAATCTTAAATTCTAATGTTGATAATACTGATTTACTTGCTATTATACGTTTAGGAACTGATTTAAATGATAACTTTTATCAATTAGAAATTCCACTTCAAAAATCTTCAGGAAGTTTATCTCCACTAGAAGTTTGGCCAGAAGCTAATAATTTAGATGCTGCACTAGAAGAGTTAGGTAAAGTAAAATTAGAAAGAGATGGTTTGGGTTTATTGCCAAATGAACTCTATACTTCAATAAATAATACAGATCCTTCAGGAGTTGTTATTAAAGTGAAAGGAAATCCAACCTTAGCACAATTAAGAACAATTATGTTAGGAGTAAAAAACCGTTCGTCACAAACTAAAAGTGCAGAAGTTTGGTTTAATGAGTTGAGGTCTGTTGGTTTTGATAACAAAGGTGGTTGGGCAGCAGTAATTAATGCTGATGCAAACTTTGCAGATGTTGCTAATGTTTCATTATCTGGTAGAATGCAAACCATAGGTTTTGGAAATGTAGAAGATAGAGTACAGCAACGTAGTTTAGACGAAACAAAACAATATACTGTTAATACTAGTTTAAATTTAGGAAAAATGTTTACGCCAAAAAAATGGGGTATTCAATTACCTATGAATTATAGTATTGGTGAAGAATTTATCAACCCAAAATTTGATCCACAATACCAAGATGTAAAATTAGAAGATGCAATAGATCAAAACCCAAACAGTAAATTTTCTAGTGATTATACTAAAAGAACAAGTATTAGTTTTAATAATGTTAAAAAGAATAGAAATCCGAACTCATCTAAAAAACCTAAGTTTTATGATGTAGAAAATGTGTCGGTTTCTTATGCATTTAATAAAGAAGAACATAGAGATTACAATATAGAACGTTACGAAAACAAGAGTGTTCGTGCATCGGCATCTTATAATTTTAGTTTTCCAGCAAAATCGTATGAACCGTTTAAAAAGTCAGACTTTTTTAAAGGAAAATATTGGAAGTTTATTAGAGATATTAATGTAAATCCTTTTCCAAAAACCTTTGCAGTAAATTCTACTATTAATAGAAATTTTACAGCGCAACGGTCAAGAAATTTAATTCAAGGATTAGCGGCACAACCAAGATTGGCGCAACGAAGATTTTTATTTGATTGGGATTATGCTATTGGTTTTGATTTAACAAAATCATTACAGTTTAACTTTAATGCGACTAATAGTTATATCTATGATGCATTTGGAAGTGGAGAAGAGTTAGAAATATTTGATAATTTCTTTAATACAGGGAATGCAAATAGGTATAATCAAAAGTTAAATGCTACTTATAAATTACCTTTAAATAAGATTCCTTATTTAGGTTTTTTAACTGCTGATTATGGGTATACCGCTGATTTTAATTGGGAAGCATCCTCTCAAGATACTTCTATCTCTGATAAAATCGGGAATGTTGTACAAAATGCAAACACACATAATTTAAACGCAAATATTAACTTTTCTAAGTTTTATAAAACTATTGGTTTAGATAAATTACTGACTAAGCGTTCTAAAAAGACAGCACCAAAAACACCTGGTTTACCATCTGTACCAGGTAAAGCAAAAACAGGAGTAAAGAAAAAGCAAAAAACTGGAGCAAAAATTTTAAAAGGATTGTATGATGTTATTACATCTGTAAAAACTGCAAAACTGAGTTATTCTGAAAATAACGGACAGTTTTTACCTGGTTACGGAGAGCAATTTGGTTTCTTAGGTGGACCAAGTACAAGTTTTGCTTTTGGTAGTCAAGTAGATATCAGAAATACAGCCTTACAAAATGGTTGGTTAATTACGCCGAGAGATACAATTTCTACGGCAGATCCAATCGCTAATGCTTATTTTAATAAAACGTACAGTAGAACACATTATAATAAGTTTGATTATAATCTAACTGTAAAACCTGTAAGAGATTTAAATATCGATTTAAGAGCCAATAGAATTAAAACAAGAGATTTATCTCAACAACTAGATATTATTAAAGATTATAGCGATCCAAGTAATTTAAATGGAGTAATAGACAGAAGTATTCCTGGATTAGAAACCGGAAACTTTAGTACTAGTTATTCTATGCTATCAACTGTTTTTTCTGATTCGGATGTTTTGTTTCAGAAAATGAAAGATAATAGAGTTGCTTTATCTTCAAGATTAGCTGTAGAAAATGGAATCGATATAAACGATCCTAATAATGTTGATGCTATTGATGGAACAATAAAAGGATTTGGAGCAAATAGTCAACAAGTATTAATGCCAGCATTTGTTGCTGCTTACTCTGGCGACAGTCCAAATTCTGTTAGTACTGGTTTATTTAAGAATATACCAATTCCAAACTGGACATTACGTTATAATGGATTCATGAAATTTAAATGGTTTAAGAAAAACTTTAGCACTTTTGTAGTGTCTCATGGTTATAAATCATCTTATACAGTAGCAAGTTTTACTAATAATTTACAATACGGTTTAGATACTAATAATCAACCAGTAAAAAATGCTGCGGGAGATTTTGAGCCAGAATTACTAATTTCTTCAGTAAGTTTAATTGATGAATTTTCGCCATTAATTAAAGTGGATATGAAAATGAAAAATTCAATTTCATTAAGAGGAGAAATCAAAAGAGATAGAGCGTTAACATTAAATTTTAATAATAGTACATTAACAGATATCAAAGGGACAGAATATGTTTTTGGAGTTGGTTATGTTATTAAAGACGTTAAATTTAGTACACGATTTACTGGGAAAAAAGAAACATTAAAAGGAGATATTAATTTACGCGCAGATGTTTCATTAAGAGATAATATTACCTTGATACGTTCGGTTGATTTAGACAATAATCAAGTAAGTGGTGGGCAAAATTTATTTTCAATAAAATTTACAGCAGATTACAGATTAAATAGTAATTTAACCGCATCGTTTTATTACAACCATCAATCGTCTAAGTATGCTATTTCAACAACATTCCCTAGACAATCGATAAACGCAGGATTTAATATAATTTATAACTTAGGAAACTAA
- a CDS encoding energy transducer TonB, giving the protein MEIKKNPKSNLENYSKIFMQIGLVLALFVTYAAIEQKTYDRTFGDLGMANMSDELEEEIPITERIEQPKPKTPPPPAPEKIEVVEDEKEVEETVIESTETDETEAVEVEDIVEEEEEEEIVGDVNFMVIENVPVFPGCKGSNTELRKCFSKKVQKHFTRKFDAELPNELGLSPGRKRVSIQFVIDRSGKVTNIMARAPHPKIKKEVLKVMNKLPKMTPGKQRGKPVGVKYAIPFTLIVE; this is encoded by the coding sequence ATGGAAATAAAGAAAAATCCAAAATCTAATTTGGAGAACTACAGTAAGATTTTTATGCAAATTGGTTTAGTCCTAGCGTTATTTGTAACCTATGCAGCCATTGAGCAAAAAACCTATGATAGAACTTTTGGTGACTTAGGAATGGCAAATATGTCTGATGAATTAGAGGAAGAAATTCCAATCACGGAGCGTATAGAACAACCAAAACCAAAAACTCCACCACCACCAGCTCCAGAAAAAATTGAAGTTGTTGAGGATGAAAAAGAAGTTGAAGAAACAGTAATTGAATCTACTGAAACTGATGAAACGGAAGCTGTTGAGGTTGAAGACATTGTAGAAGAAGAAGAAGAAGAAGAAATTGTTGGAGATGTAAACTTTATGGTTATTGAAAATGTACCAGTTTTTCCAGGATGTAAAGGAAGTAATACAGAGCTTAGAAAATGTTTTAGTAAAAAAGTACAAAAGCACTTTACTAGAAAATTTGATGCTGAGTTACCTAATGAATTAGGATTATCACCAGGAAGAAAAAGAGTTTCTATACAATTTGTAATTGATAGAAGTGGAAAAGTAACTAACATTATGGCTAGAGCACCACACCCAAAAATTAAGAAAGAAGTTCTTAAGGTGATGAATAAACTACCAAAAATGACACCAGGGAAACAACGTGGAAAACCAGTAGGAGTTAAATACGCAATTCCTTTTACTTTAATTGTAGAATAA
- the ruvA gene encoding Holliday junction branch migration protein RuvA, with product MITQVRGKLVEKNPTYAVVDCNGVGYLLHISLNTFSSLPDTEAVLLYTHLSIREDAHTLFGFINKTEREIFKFLISVSGVGPSIARTMLSSMTSEEIQQAIASENVAVIQSVKGIGAKTAQRVIVDLKDKILKTFDFDEVSVSASNTNKEEALSALEVLGFARKQSDKVITTILKENAGATVEQLIKLALKNL from the coding sequence ATGATTACACAGGTTAGGGGGAAGCTGGTAGAAAAAAATCCAACGTATGCAGTTGTTGATTGTAATGGTGTTGGATATTTACTACATATATCGTTAAATACTTTTTCTAGTTTACCAGATACTGAAGCAGTTTTATTATACACACATTTATCAATAAGAGAAGATGCACACACACTTTTCGGATTTATTAATAAAACAGAAAGAGAAATTTTTAAATTTTTAATTTCTGTTTCGGGTGTTGGTCCAAGTATTGCAAGAACGATGTTATCTTCTATGACTTCAGAAGAAATTCAACAAGCAATTGCGTCGGAAAACGTTGCTGTTATTCAATCTGTAAAAGGAATCGGGGCTAAAACAGCCCAACGTGTTATTGTAGATTTAAAAGATAAAATCTTAAAAACCTTTGATTTTGATGAAGTTTCTGTGTCTGCAAGCAATACAAACAAAGAAGAAGCGTTATCTGCTTTAGAAGTTTTAGGGTTTGCAAGAAAGCAATCTGATAAAGTAATTACAACTATTTTAAAAGAAAACGCAGGTGCAACAGTAGAACAGCTGATTAAACTAGCATTAAAGAATTTATAA
- a CDS encoding VanZ family protein: MKGSIVYFSIAITILIAVLSLVKIHQPSIKFTYLDKIEHIIAYFVLAICWFCTIHLKTKNNSLKKTVFFLCISYGILLEVLQGTLTSYRTADWKDMIANSIGVLIALLIFNKFFQKKLVN, encoded by the coding sequence TTGAAGGGTAGTATTGTATACTTTTCTATTGCAATTACTATTTTAATTGCAGTATTAAGTTTAGTAAAGATTCATCAACCATCTATCAAATTTACATATTTAGATAAAATTGAACATATAATAGCATATTTTGTACTTGCTATATGTTGGTTCTGTACAATTCATTTAAAAACAAAAAATAATTCTCTTAAGAAAACTGTTTTTTTTCTGTGTATTTCTTATGGCATACTTCTTGAGGTTCTTCAAGGAACTTTAACTTCATATAGAACAGCAGACTGGAAAGATATGATTGCAAATTCTATAGGAGTATTGATAGCTTTATTGATTTTTAACAAGTTTTTTCAAAAAAAATTAGTTAATTAA
- the gcvH gene encoding glycine cleavage system protein GcvH, with product MNIPSELKYTKDHEWILIEDDVATIGITDFAQSELGDIVYVDVDTLDDTVEEGEVFGSVEAVKTVSDLFMPLTGEVIEFNEELEDEPESVNTDPYGKGWMIKVKISDTSQIDDLIDAEAYKKLIEG from the coding sequence ATGAATATTCCATCAGAATTAAAATACACAAAAGACCACGAATGGATTCTTATTGAAGATGATGTAGCAACAATTGGTATTACAGACTTTGCACAAAGTGAATTGGGTGATATTGTTTATGTAGATGTTGATACACTAGATGATACTGTTGAAGAAGGAGAAGTTTTTGGCTCTGTAGAAGCAGTAAAAACAGTGTCTGATTTATTTATGCCGTTAACAGGAGAAGTAATCGAATTTAATGAAGAATTAGAAGATGAACCAGAATCAGTAAATACAGATCCTTACGGTAAAGGTTGGATGATAAAAGTGAAAATTTCTGATACATCACAAATAGATGATTTAATTGATGCAGAAGCATATAAAAAGCTTATTGAAGGGTAG
- a CDS encoding energy transducer TonB — protein sequence MAENLGLASGKYRIQTEFIIDKQGNVVDVKVRAPHIKLKKEAKKLVQLFPKFTPGKMQTKPVKVKYNLPITFMIQ from the coding sequence ATGGCAGAAAACCTAGGTTTAGCATCAGGAAAATATAGAATACAAACAGAATTTATAATTGATAAACAAGGAAATGTGGTCGATGTAAAAGTAAGAGCACCACATATAAAATTAAAGAAAGAAGCTAAAAAACTAGTTCAATTATTTCCTAAGTTTACTCCCGGAAAAATGCAAACAAAACCAGTAAAAGTAAAATACAATCTTCCAATTACTTTTATGATTCAATAA